AAGACTGTGGAGCAAGCTGTGCTGGAAGTCACCATGGAAGAGGAGCTGGCATACCGGTGGGAACAGCAATGTGTGTACATAGAGCGGCAAAACGAAGAGCTGGCTGAGGGACAGCTGcttaaagagcagcagaggagacaCAGAGAGGAGAAGGTAGGAATACCTAAGAGCACAAGGAGCCGGTGGGAATGCTTGTGCTGAGAGAGAGAACTGTTGGCAGCAAGGAAAGCCAAGCTGTGGAATAAGTTGGCTTGGCCCCGGAGGGTACTGTCAGGTCGGAGACACCTCTGAGCAGTCAGGTGCCGTCTGGCTGTCCGCTGCATTTAGTTACCCTGGGTGCTACCTGTGCTTCTTCCCTTGGCTCTGTCTTTGCTGCATGAGTTTCACACTGTGACCCTTCTTCAGCCtccagagaaaaggaggaatagCTAAAGGCGTGGAAGTTTGACGTGCAACATTGTCTTGGCAGGAACGCTGCCAACTGCAGCAGATGCAAgtgcagcaggaagaggagacCACAGAGGAAACGGCAGCTCTGACATTTGCTGAGTATTACTTGGCTGATCCCACCCCATCGATCTTGACCAGTCTTCCTGAGAGCAGGGATCTCTATGACCCAGCAGAGAGAGGTTTGTATTGGTGCTTTTGTGCCTACGTGACCTGACTAACCAGCTCCCACGTACTTGTTCTCCCTTGCTAATAAAagattcttctttcttgttttcttttactctcACATTCTTACAGATATTGAGGAAGAACTCCTTTTCTTGTGGACAGTGGAAGTGTAAGAGACCTTGGAGAAGAGGGTTCTGGGGAGCACAGTGCTTGGTTCTAACTGAAGCTAATGAAAACCAGCTCCCAAGATCCTATGGTTCatccttaaataaataaataaataaattacttggCCTTGTTTTCTCCCTGCCACATTGTGTTCCCTGCTCGAGTAACCCTTATTTTCCCTCTGGTGCGGCCACCACTGCTGCACTCCTTCCCATCATACTCCCCATTGTGCCTGGTCAGCCCTTGTTGTGGGAACAGAAAAGTCAAGACTGTCCACAGGCGCTTGTACCCCCTCACAGCCTTTTAACTCCTCTGTATGAGCTGCCTGGGCTGCGGAGTGCTATGTGCATCCCACAGGCAGGCAGAAGGGGCCCTGCTTGCCTGAGGACTCAGGTGGCTGATACTTTTCCTCAGCACAAGGCCTCACCTCCTTAGCGGTCAAAAATCTCGTCCTTGCTTTGGAAACAGACGACAACACCCACGGCTGCTTTCTTGCTGGCCAGTTCCTGAGAAGCATTTGGGTTCTTCTATTAGTCAGTCTTCAGGGGCTGCGATTGAAATACAGGAACAGTCTGAAATCTATCGAGAAGCCACAAAATTAGGACAAAAATTAGGCAGGTCCACCTTGGTGCACCTCAGTGAAACCACTTGTGAAAGTCACATTAAATGTTCATTCTGATGGTTTTCCTCAAGTACACTTGTGTGCTCATTccctttgtgtttctttttcctgaattcAGGGATTCAGGTCTACTGGGTGTTTGATTCTATGATCTCTGTCCCAACAGGTCCACTCAAGGAGAACTTCTTAATGTAGTTCTACTGCGGGGAGAGGCTGGGGCTTTTTCTCTAACAGCTGCAACCAGAACCACTGCATATCTGAGAcgcacagagctgctgcactaTGCTGACAATGAGCACGAAcgtctcttctgctcttcccccagcatgctgcctgcctcAGCTGAGGCTCTTGGAGGCTTCCTCTCCCTTACActaaggcaaaggcaaaagcaaagccaaagcctTGGCAGATCCATGTAAACCCACTGGCATGTTATTGCTCCCGTCGAGGGGCACTCCTACTTTTAGTGTAAGGCACCAGCCAGAAATTGCCAAGGGAGCTTTCTTGCACAGGTGGGGTGGAGGGTGTCCACACCCTCCACCATCACTACTGCCCTCTTcaatttctcctctctgttgaaCAAGGTACTTTAAAGGGGGAGCTGAAGTCTTGGCAGCTTCCTTCACTTGCAAAGGTGCTCAGGTTTGGAAACTTTCAGAGGCACTAAGCAGCTAAAGGAAATACCAAGCAGGGTTTCCTcaactgcttttcagaaagacaCAGTGTTTTGGTGGCTTCCTTGGTCCCAGAGTTTCCCAccaccaaaagagaaaaacagcaatcaCGCCGGGTGCAGCCAGGCCCCTGGCTAGTCCTTGTTCCTGGCATGCAGCACAGGCAGTAAACATTTTTGTACAAAACAGCTACATTTTACAATGTCCTTCAGTGGGCCTTAGCCACTGAAGTGCATGCAGAGCCTTGAAAAACAGTGAGGCTGAACTGCCCCTGTGTTACCACCAGATATCACTGATCCCACTGAAGCAAGATGCCCTTGCCGGTGGAGAAGACCTGTTCTCTCCCCTGCAGGCTTGCACAGCCACCCATTCTCCACAACTTGCACCATGGCCCCAGCCTCACTTTTCCTTCACATCCCCCTTTCCAGCTAAGCCCCTCCAAAGGTACCAGGCATGACAGGCAAAGGGCACCCACGCCGCCACATGCACCTGGTTATTTCCCAGCCAGCTTCCCTGGAGCAGTAAACTCAGAAAAGTTCATGTCTACCACAGCGGGACAACACTGCTTGTGGTCGCTGTGCTCAATGCAATGGTACTGCAGTGCTGGACTGCCTTTTTTAAGCATGGCTCCCCCTCGCCACTTACTCCTCCTTGATGTCCTTCACTTGAAGTCACTGACCACAAACACCTCAACCTCACTGCATGGGCTCTCACGCAGCTCTTCCAAGCCATGCACTGAAGTGTCTAACCCCTCCCTTGCAAGCCCTTGGGCACCACCATGATGCCACATGGCAGGCTTTCCAGATGGGGCATTCTGGTAAATGCCTCCACTGAAAGCAGTAGATGCTTAGTATGTTGTTCGCAACTGCTCAGCACTGAAAGACATGTCAAATAATGCTTGCAGGTATCTGCCAGCTGAGACACTTGCCAACCACTTTGCTTTTCCAAACTGTGCTCATCTGCTTGTCTAATataaactgcagaagaaaaactgaagggagagtgtcaaggggatggggtcagactcttctcagtggagCCCAGCATTAGAAGCGagaggcaaagggcacaaactgaaacacggAGTTCCGTCTGCAGAGGAggtaaaattttctttgctgaaggGTGCCtgggcactggaacaggttgcccagaaaggttgtggatTCTCTATTTTCGAAGTGATCCAAAAACCACCTTGACAGGATGCTGATGCCCCTGTTTCAGCAGGGCAACTGGACGAGATggtccccagaggtcccttgcaaccaCAACCCTTCTATGATTCTGGGAACTCAAAAGCGGCCAAAGCTAGTCACTGTCATACAGGCACTGCGAGGAGAATGAGGAtgatttgatttctctttcctattCACAGTTTTCAAATATCCAGAAATATACACAAAAATGGCTTCCAAAGGGCATTTTATGGACATGGCAAAGCCAAACATGCAAACATTAGGAACACTAAGAGTTCCTAAAGTTCCTAATGTTCCTAAAGTTTTTACCCTAAGGTAAAAACCTTGTTCTGCAGACTCTGCAGGCACCAAGGGACAGGTTCATCACAGGTTCCTGCTCCATGCAGTGCCAAGGATGGCCTTGCCATGGGAGCCACACTGGACTCTGGTGGTGGAGGCTTGTTGGGCATGTAGGCAGGTTTGAGGCAGAGACAGAACCAGCTTCCAAGTACAGTCATTCCAAGGTTTCCCAAGGCACTGCCTCATGGCTTGTCCCTTCTCCTCTCAGATTGGTTTTGCCCTCAGCAGGCACTGATGACTATCAACACTGTTCACAACATCGATACACCTCCAGGAGTAGCCATTTCCATATACGATGCCTCAGAACAACATCCATGGACATCGATTTCTATCCACAGGCACCAATACCTCTCAAGATTGAAATCTCTTGGTGGCCATCCCTGTTGAGATGCATTGATACCTCTCCAGCTCCACATACATCAACCGCTTTTCATCTCTGGCCCATTTCGCTAGCTGATGGCATCAGATATCGATACCTCTTGATGTTGAGGGGCATCGGTGCCTGCCTGTTGAGAAACCCACCCATAGGCATTGATATCGATAGTTATTGATACTGATGCCTGTCACAAGGCATCAATACCTCTCTGTCTCCAGAGCCATTGCTACACTGATAGCTCTGTCAAGATCAATACCTTTCGGTGGCAACCTCTATCAATACACTTTGATACCTCTCCAGTTCCACACACATCAACTGCTTTCTGTCTCTGGCCCGTTTTCCAGGCCAAAACTATCAACCGATATCAACACCAATACCTCTTGATACTGAGCGGCGTTGATGCCTGCCGACTGCCATAGGCATTGATCAATATCAATAGCTATCAATATCGATGCCTATCAAGAAGCCTCAGTTCCTCCCCATCTCCAGAGCCATCACTACCTTTTCATCTCAGATGGGTTTTGCTCTCAGCAGGCACCATCGACAATCAACATTGTTTACAACATTGACACACCTCCAGGAGTAGCTATTTCCATACGTGATGCCTTGGAGCAATATCCACAGATATCAGTCCCTATCCACAGGCATTAGCACCTCTCAAGTTTGATACC
The sequence above is a segment of the Rhea pennata isolate bPtePen1 chromosome 3, bPtePen1.pri, whole genome shotgun sequence genome. Coding sequences within it:
- the LOC134139123 gene encoding radial spoke head protein 3 homolog B-like encodes the protein MEEELAYRWEQQCVYIERQNEELAEGQLLKEQQRRHREEKERCQLQQMQVQQEEETTEETAALTFAEYYLADPTPSILTSLPESRDLYDPAERDIEEELLFLWTVEV